Part of the Henckelia pumila isolate YLH828 chromosome 2, ASM3356847v2, whole genome shotgun sequence genome is shown below.
taagtgtacaaatagagaaaaagcatgtggtgaaaaatcgctggtgagtacaaaactcgtgagcatgatgatcataatcgttatgaaaaatatccttagaaaagccaaaaacttcatcttcttctttttcgaaaaaaaccgaggagaaaatgttttgagatgaagaatgaatcttggtgtgattgaaaatgagtttgagtaaaaatatttataggccaaaaactagccgtttgtgaccgttgggggtaaagaaaaatcgagtatgtgttgaataaaaatttgtgataatgatacaatgcatataatgataatcataattaaataattatgtatatcatatcacattattataagatcggtgtcgtagacagccttttatataatattgtgaaattatatcaatatagttagtataaagtcaggtatagtatatcatatcacattattataagatcggtgtcatagacaaccttttatataataacatgaaattatatattaatatagttaatatatatacgtaataaatatatatcacgttattgtttaaaaaccttagaggtttttatacttgtcgtatcccttaccgggagtgtgggatgtcgtcttaacatcctcccaggatttataacaagttttgaaaaaaaacttattttttcataacatgatattatatattaatatatacacaataaaaatgtataaacagtaaaattcttacttgttgaatattttttacttcttcttgtattttggagcgtcggaaaatatagagaaccttcgagcgatcgtgctgataacgtgttgtgaaaaagtaaaaatttacggaaaaaaataaatactccaaaactcaaaatttatcaaactctacactttataatatttttctctcaactcagttgtatttttcatcacaaatgaagaaacctatttatagatctcaatgggagattagtccaaaaattaaatcatcatcatctacatcatcacacactaaattttaaaataatacaactcaatattcaacattcaacattcaatattcaatattcaacataataataataataataataataataataataataatatatttttcaacattttaaaatttatataaagtTAACATTCATTATAGAATAGCAATTTTGTAATCTAAACTTTGAATTAATAAAACCAATTTTTtggtttgtttaattttaaacCAATCCAATCAACTGGTTTATTTTGGTTTCtcgataaaataaaatagaaaaacttgtttttttggtccgatatgtttgtcactttgcgatttcagtactttatattttcagatttcagttttagtccgctatctttatttttttggcaattttagtcatttttccgatgtggcgctgacatgacaccaattcagtgctgatgtggagttgacgtgtacagtgtcacgtaagcattttcgaataaaaaagaccacaattgccaaaaatcggaacatgcaggactaaaaccgaaatatgaaaacatagaggaccaaaatcgcaaagagACAATCATACAAgaccaaatttgcagttttctCGATAAAATATTTCGAAATAAACTTACTTAAATTTGAAATCTCagtgataaaataattaaaaggtatattattattactagTGCAAAATGCACATGCTTtgcatttgtaaaataaatgattttttacgtaattttttttataaccaAAAAATAGATTGAGAAAGAGGTTTATTGAGATAGCGGATAAGAAAAGATAATTATAGAATATAATAGTATTCATtatatatctttatttattttttttaagaaagagGAAAAGGTGTTTGTCTTGACAACAAGGCGCTTGGAAATACCGACAAGAATAGCGACGAATTTTTTCGAAATCGAAAATCGGTCGCTAAACCCTTTTGCAAGCCCTCAGATATTTGTCAGAAGCCAAATCCGTCGCCGATCAGTGATGAAATTTTTCGTCGCTacaacacaattttttttagtaGTTCATATATTTAGAATGCATGATATTCATTTATATGTTTGCTGAATTTATTAGCTTATTATACAAATGATACTGTAGGCTTATGCAATATGTTTCTAAACATTGGAACAATACAAATTTAGTCATATTATTggaactggttccgtgcttccGAATTCTCCTTCGGAGATTTCGAAATATCCAATAACTTGAAGTCCTTAAAACTATTTTCGATCATTCTGAATCTGATTTTCAATTCTTTAAATCCAAATAAAAacctcttaatcatgtttagtcgGTTGGTTAACTTGTTAAAaaatcgggctactacacataatgtattcatctaCGAAACAGATGTCTAGTAATTCAACattatacagagcttgagtatatttCTTTCTCTTCTTTGTATCCTGACTATTAAAATAATCTACACCTataaattgtgctttaaatagggtggctaTTTTTCCGGCTATTTCACTAAGGGATTCTCCGACAAAAACGATTCTTTGGTTTCTTCCGACGTCATTTCCCAAGCGACATTTACTGATTCCATAAGACtcatttttaaaagtttaatgaatccttctttattaagATCAAGTGTACCTGCTGCGATTCTCATATCTGACGTCCAATCGTCTATCAAATCTTCTCTATTTTTTAAATCGAATACATCGAGGTTAAGCATGATCCTGTAAACAATGTATTGATTCCAAAACACTTTAACCATAGGGTGTTTGGTGCAACAGAATTTAATTTCTTCTTGACCTTGTCCCTGCTAGGTGTGAATCTCCTCCTCTTCAGAAGTCAATATGGTTTCTCTCATATTTGTGTTATGGGATCCCACACTTTCTTGATCTCTTTGTGTAATCGGACTCACTAGAGATTGATTACCTTTAGTTGTGTTCATTTTTTGATCTACAATCTTGAGATGCGTAAATTATTTTGCGAGGTCTTGTAAATATTCAAGACCAATCATATCTATAGTTGTCATCAGTTTTTCTTTTCTGAGATATTTTTGATAAGATTGATCGATTTTTCTTCGTTGGTTAAAGGTTTCTGTATCACTTTGAGTTTTTCTCTCTGATGTAACAGAGGTTCTGTATACGTACCAAAGGAtggtggtaaccttcctcccaTGACCCTTTGACTAGAACTAGGTTGTTGTTCAAGGTTTCGGATCCTAGTTTATATATCCTTTAAGTTTTCCAGATTTTCTTTTTGATGTTTATATATGCCTTCAATTTGTTTTGATACATAATATAATTGATTGTCATAATTTTGTATTGtctttgaatttctctaagatgtAGAAACATAAAAtcctttaaattaaattaataagatAATGAACTCttcatttttcaaatttcaaggTCAATACACCCTAGGTTTAGAAATATTTATCCGCAGTTGTTTTTTGTCTTTCTGTTCACGTAATTTGACCGAAATCCCGTAAATGTGCTTgctacttgattttattttttttttgttttttttattatacaaTTTTTATAGCTATCAAcctattaaaattaaaaattatttttaaaaaaaaaagatcgaCATATTACATTACATGCAAGTTGAATTAACAGTACATTAATGTCTTATATTATCGGCATATTACATTACAGGCAAGTTCAATGAGCTGAATTAACAGTACAATAATGTCTTATATTACATAAGATTGACATATATAATTACATGCAAGATGGGAGTTTTTCACAAGGAAAATGAAATTCCTAATATTACATTTTAAGCAGTGGGATAAGAAGCTTTCATTGCAATGCCACAAAGACCCTCTGCAGCAGAAATGCCTCTTTGCATTCTAATATATCCACTCTCTCCCCAGCTACTTCCCCAAGAATTTTTCACCAACCAATACTTTGTTCCGTCGCTAGTTTTCCCGTAACCGACTGCGGTGACACCGTGGTCTAGATCGGTTCCACATTCTCCTGTAAATACTCCACTAGAGTAGAATTGAAAGTTTGATCCACCAGCATCAATGGCCACGGATACAGGTTGGTTTGCCACGGCTTTCAACAACGATGACTCGCTATTGGCTGAAACATCCTCGTATCCTGTTATCTTTGCGACATGAGAGGATTCCTTTTGTGTGTTGCAGGTGCCATCGACTCCTTGGTAGGGATAGTTAGATTCAGTGGTCAGTCCATTATTTCCTATTATGTATTGGAAAGCATAGTCCATGAGACCACCATTGCACCCCTGATCTTCACTTGTGTCGCAATCGACGAGTTCTTGCTCGGATAATGAGACTAGTTTCCCTGTGGTGAGCTGGTGGATTCCTTCTGTGGCTGCCACAGCAGAAAATGCCCAACAACAACCTGCATTAATTgttcatgaaaatttgtttctttgagagaatttaaaacatatatagtTATTATTAAGGAAAATAAAAGTGGAGACCAGCCAATTTTGGCTATTAATGCAACTTATTGTTTTCTATGCACTAACCACATTGGCCTTGATCCTTGATGTCTGTAACAGCTCCCTTCTTTCTCCAGTCCACACTCGACGGAACAACGGATACGTTGGAATATTTGAAAGATGAAGCTTTTGGTGATATTGGATGGGAGCCCCTTTTGTATCCATTTCGGGCTGCCCGAAACTCTTCATTCGTCAAATCACCAAATTTGTTGATGCCAAGTTTGTAAGACTTAAGTCCAACTTCATTGAAAGACTCGATGTATTCCACGTTTTCCTTGAATATTTTGAACCTTTTTGCCTTCTCCGTGTCATCTTTGTATCCACGTCCATATTGTGCCATCCATTGTTCATGTCTCTCAATCATTGATGACGAATGAGGCGCCATGCGAGCTGTGGCTTGATAAGTAGCCCACAACTGCATCACTAAAAGAGTGGCAAAAGCAAGTTTCCATGTTGGAGTACTGATGGTCATTGTTAATGCAAGCACTCACTGTATAGTTTATATTGAATATTTTGTGATGTGAAGAGCTTTGAATCCTTTGGGAATTTATAGAATTCATTTGCAATGTGAATGTGAAGTTTGGGTTGCCATAATAACTCCCTGGAATTGCCGGCAAATTGATACACAATATTCTAATTAATCATATCTGAAAGTTGCTTGAACGTTGCTTTATTCAATTaactaataatatatataatatatctgTGTATGTGTCTTTGTATACTTCCTTGTCTTTTGGATTGGATGCTAAAACCACATATTAATTTGTGGGACGATTTTTTTGTCCATATAGTGTGCATGCAtgtgtgtgcgtgtgtgtgtttttttatttaaaaaaaatacatatataagaGAATTAGTTAACTATTTTTATTAGAAACAAAAACACTATATATTAGGATTATAATTTCCTCAATTTTAATAACGAAAAATTATAGTTacatttttttgggtttttggcCCCTATTTTGGTTCATATAGCTCGACATATATAATGAATTTAATATTCTTAACGGTATTGATTTTAAATCATACCATAtaatctctaaaaaaaaaaaatacaatataatatcatatatctatctatctatctatctatctattctatctattacctatattattattattattattattattattattatattagtattaatattatattatattatattagtaTTATATTAGTATTAGTATTAGTATTAGTATTAGCTATCTAAATATACAattttgaattgtgaattttctTTAATATCCTCAttatttcattaattaattgtttttaattgtttataattttgtcctcattattttatttaataattaatatttttgtcattttaaaggttttttaaagtcttgcatttattttatacattggtcaatttatttatttaaggtagattaatttttaatatttaattcatataaatttttttccatttatttATCTAAGgtaaattaattgttaatttttaattcatgtcttaaatctatattttgacattttataatgaatttacaattttgtcctcattatttcatttaataattaatatttttgtcatttccaaGGGTTTTAAAGTTTCATGTCATTTTATAGATTagtcaatttatttattcaaattagattaattgttaatatttaattcatatcattttgtgtgtccatttatttattcaaagtaaattaattgttaatatttaattcatgtcctaaATCTATATTGTGATACTCATGGAGACAAAAAGTAATTATTGAAAGCTACCTTAATTTTTTctctataaattttaaaaaatattaattttttagacttatttcaactttatcgCCATAGTTACTTTTTTAATTTACTATAATTTTTTAAcgtaatattttgattaaaatttcaagaaaaattaaaaaattaaatcaagccATTAAATTTCATCATTGTGTTCAAGATAAGTGAAATCATGTCtgttgggctttggcccaacTCATTATAATTTACCCAGCCCACTTAAAGCCCTTATATAATTCCCCCTTTCCCTAATCAGAAAGAAGACGGCAGAGTGCGTTCCTTTCTGCTTTAGTGAGCAGCGCCTCCACTTCTCTGGTTCTTCCTCTTGTGCGTGAGAGCGAGGTCGTGAGAGTGAGAGGATTGAAGGGGCGAGAGAGTGAGGCGGCCGGCTTAGTGTTGTTGTCATCTCTCGCCCGTGGTTCTGTGTGAGCCAATAGCCCTCGGCTCTGTGTGAGCCATTCCTTGTTGTGTGTTGAGGAGCCGAAGGAGAGGCCAGAGAGAAAGGAGTGGCGTGCCTCATTTGTTGAGGCAGCAGCCGTGAGAGAGCAACCGAGAGTGTGAGAGAGCGGGTCAGTAGGCGTGAGGTTTGGGTTGAGGCTGTGTGTATTGAGGGCAGTGGGCGAGATGTAGGGTTGGAAAGCCTTTGTGGCCTTCGCCGTGGATTGCCGGTGGTTTGGAGAGTCGTAGCGTCTGAGCCCCGGAATCCCCTTTATGTTACCTCATATTTTTATTCCTGCCttttgttgttggttttggttTCCCTGTTGTGTTGTGAATTTTTGCAGGTGAAACCTGAGCGAGAACGGCGGCGGATCGGTCGATGATTTCCTAACAGTGGTATCAGTGCAAGGTGGAGATCCGTCGCCGAGAGCTAGGTGGAGAGTCGTTGCCAAAGCAGCTGCTGGAGCTGCAGCCGCTGCCGCTAGTGATGTCGACGCCGCCGCTGGAAGCTAGGTGCTGTCCACCGTGCCGTCGTCACTGGTTTGTTGGAATCGAAACTCTTGCGATGAGTTTTGCTCTGGTATATTGGCTGGacctcttttactgctttagtagCGTAACCGCTTGGTGCGGATGTGACCGCTTGGTGCGGCTGCTGTGTGCATTTGTTGTTGTTAGAAATCTAGGTTTTGTGTGCATGTGTTGCTGGTAGAAGCCTAGGATTTATGTGTGATTGGTTACTGTTGTGTTTCCATGCTTGGTTACTGTCGTGTTTCCATGTTTTCGCGTTTCTTTGTGATTCGCCCGTGTGGTCGTGCCTTTGTGACCATGTGCGTCTTTGTGACCATgtgcatcttttttttttttgtgaaaatgtgttaGCTTTGTGCTTGTTTCTCTTTGTGAGACCCGTGTCTTTGTGACTATGTGCATTTTTCTATGTGAAATCTGCTAACatgttttttctatttttatgtgTTAAAAATAGTTATGCCTGATATTTTTTCAGAACTTGCCTCAGCTCCAAACGAGGTGGAGTTTTTACTTGGTTCGAATCTTGTTTCTGAAAATGTTGGAAAgttttttaaactttgatttttgacaGATTTGTTCTGTTTTTCGTTGTAGTGTTGTAGCTTACTTTGTGTTTGCTGCATATTGGTTTAAAAACTAACTTTGTGTTGTCTGTGTGGGACGATGATGATGGCTATAGGTGACTCTCGTAACTAGTGAACCGGTGTTGGGCCaaaaggtggagattgttgggctttggcccaacTCATTATAATTTACCCAGCCCACTTAAAGCCCTTATATAATTCCCCCTTTCCCTAATCAGAAAGAAGACGACAGAGTGCGTTCCTTTCTGCTTTAGTGAGCAGCGCCTTCACTTCTCTGGTTCTTCCTCTTGTGCGTGAGAGCGAGGTCGTGAGAGTGAGAGGATTGAAGGGGCGAGAGAGTGAGGCGGACGGCTTAGTGTTGCTGCCCTCTCTCGCCCGTGGTTCTGTGTGAGCCAATAGCCCTCGGCTCTGTGTGAGTCATTCCTTGCTATGTGTTGAGGAGCCGAAGGAGAGGCCAGAGAGAAAGGAGTGGCATGCCTCATTTGTTGAGGCAACAGCCGTGAGAGAGCAACCGAGAGTGTGAGAGAGCGGGGCAGTAGGCGTGAGGTTTGGGTTGAGGCTGTGTGTATTGAGGGCAGTGGGCGTGATGTAGGGTTGAGAAGCCTTTGTGGCCTTCGCCGTGGATTGCCGGTGGTTTGGAGAGTCGTAGCGTCTGAACCCCGGAATTCCCTTTATGTTACCTCACGTTTTATTCCTCCCttttgttgttggttttggttTCCCTGTTGTGTTGTGAGTTTTTGCAGGTGAAACCCGAGCGAGAACGGCGGCGGATCGGTCGATGATTTCCTAACAATGTCATAAGTTCTATTTCATTTATATAGAAAATTTACTCACATCATTTATTCAAtcattcatttaaattttttttagatttgatcATCTAACTAGACTTTCTGATATTTCAGTTTTTAGGAAGAGATATTATAAAACAAATGGTGACGACTAATtgtgtaatatttttgacattttAGGGACTACAAATATAATCAACACCAATATTTTCTTGTccaaggtaaaaaaaaaaaaaatagaaaataaagtattttggtatttcaatttttttggaaTCTGAAttcttatctaatatgcacacattttgttaattttaaccttatcataataatcaattttacaaataatataaatattgatttacgTTTATTTCCTAACtaaaatgttgtttttactttcataaccctatatatttttatatggtttTGTTTATAGTGTAAATAATCAATTTTGATCGTATCATATTATCtacaaaaaaatagaaaataaagtattttggtattttaattttttttggaaactgaatcattatctaatatgcacacactttgtcaattttaaccttatcataataatcaattttacatataatataaatattgatttacgTTTATTCCCTAATTAAaatgttgtttttattttcataaccctatatatttttatatgattttgcttatagtgtaaataaaatgacaaaattgttatttcacaatATTTTCAtaaccctatatatttttatatgattttgtttatagtgtaaataaaaggacaaaattgttatttcacaattgtaaaactttgaccttttattcacacttttaaatagaaatataatatagtgtaaataaaaggacaaaattgttatttcacaattgtaaaactttgaccttttattcacacttttaaatagatataaatataataatataatataatataatatatatagtaattttcagctgtccaaccaTTTCTGCCCACTTTGtcccgggttttagtggtttttttttttaatttttcatatcaCTAAAATAcgataccgggttttagttgttggGGACGAGTTGAGCAGCATTGGTTAGAcagctgaaaatttatatatatagagtttctttcaaatgcccacctatcatgctcactaccatgtccaccaatgatgtggcactattctattggacctacaatttatcacatttttatcacatccaatagaatagtgtcacatcattggtgggcatggtggtgggcatgataggtgggcacttgaaagaaactcatatatatatatatatatatatatatatatatatatatatatatatatatatatatagagtaatGATACCCTGCACACCCTTACCCTGCACACCTGTGGGCACCTGCCTACGTGGCGCGCCCACAACCACACAATTGTTTTTTACAAAAACTGGCTGACCAATCATGGACCGCCACGTATGCGGTACTCATGTTACCCTGCACACCTAGGGTGCAGGGTatcatttctatatatatatatatatatatatatatatatatatatatatatatatagttcttttatggtgcccaacactatatgcccaccatgtacaataggtgagttgaccggtacaataggtgagttgaattgtacatggtgggcatgaagtgggcgtacacatcattggtgggcatggtagtgggcattggatgtgataaagatgtggtccaatagaatagtgtcacatcattggtgggcatggtagtgggcatgataggtgggcacttgaaagaaactctatatatatatatatatatatatatattatattatttcattTGCGAccgtttgaaaaaaaatttcaaaaccgTCACAATTGCAGCCGTTTACATATGTATTCTCAATCCACCCTTCTCTCTCGGCAGACACATCTTCAGTTCTTCTTCCTCGCTTTCTTTTCTTTCGAATTCATTTTCGATTCTTAAAGTCACCAAAACTCCTCTGTCTGTGGCTAGATTTCGGAAAGCCCACAACGTAAGCTTTCTTGTGATACCTGTTTTCCTAATTTTTGAGCTCTTTTTGTCGAACCCGTTTTCCCTGCCGCCGTCAATCGCCGCCTAAATTAGCAGGAATTCCCTAAATTTTCTGAAGCTCAAATTCCACCACATTGGTAATTTTCTCTTCATTTTATCAGTCCTCCGATCCGTTCGGCTTTAATCATCTTTATTTGATTGGTACGATGTATGTGATTATATGTGTGAATGTTATACCCTAGGGTTCTAGAAGCAAACTTTATTGAACCGATTCACAACAAACAATGTTGTGAGAAAACTCCAGATTTTCAAACGCTTGAAGACCGCCTGAAAAGAATGACACTAGAGTACTGGTAAAtagttaatttgaaataaattagattagattaagaaatggttttgaCTTATATAGATGGCTAGTGAATAAACAACTATTCCAGATTTAGCAATGCCTTCTTTGCTAATTTGTAGCCTTAATGTTGTaggtttatttaaaaatatatatattggatATTTTGCTACCGTTTATTAAAATATCTTAATCTCATGtcataattaattttcaaaatagcaCAACTAACTTGGGAATATAGATATCATATTGCGCACAACGTGTTTGGGGAGTCAATGGCTAGTGTTGGTTATCCTTCAAAATGTGTGGTACCATTTTGCTTTagggtaatgctacatgtacacagaGTGTTAATAAGTCAATTAAGtcaaaatacacacacatatatatataaatggagAGTTCAATGAGCTGAATTAACAGTACATTAATGTCTTATATTACATAAGATCAACAAATATAATTACAAACAAGTTGTGTTTTTCAGGAAGAAATCAAATGtacaatgttttatttttatgcagTGGGATAAGAAGCTTCCATTGCAATGCCACAAAGACCCTCTGCAGCAGAAATGCCTCTTTGCATTCTAATATATCCACTCTCTCCCCAGCTACTTCCCCAAGAATTCTTCACCAACCAATACTTTGTACCGTCGCTAGTTTTCCCGTAACCGACTGCGGTGACACCGTGGTCTAGATTGGTTCCACATTCTCCTGTAAATACTCCACTAGAGTAGAATTGAAAGTCTGATCCACCAGCATCAATGGCCACGGATACAGGTTGGTTTGCCACGGCTTTTAGCAACGATGACTCGCTATTGGCTGGAACATCCTCGTATCCTGTGATATTTGCGATATGGGAGGATTCTTTTTGTGTGCTACAGGTGCCATCGACTCCTTGGTAGGGATAATTAGATTCCGTGGTCAGTCCCTTATTTCCTATTATGTATTGGAAGGCATAGTCCATGAGACCACCATTGCACCCCTGATCTTCACTTGTGTCGCAATCGACAAGCTCTTGCTCGGATAATGAGACTAGTTTCCTTGTGGTGAGCTGGTGGATTCCTTCTGTGGCTGCCACAGCAGAGAAGGCCCAGCAGCATCCTGCATTGTTAATGAAAATTTGTTTCTTAATTTGAGAGAATTTAAAAAATAGTATTTATAGAGAAAAATGAAAGTCGAGACCAGCCAATTTTGGCTATTGCAGCTTATTGTTTTTTATCCACTAACCACATTGGCCTTGATCCTTGATGTCTGTAACAGCCCCCTTCTTTTTCCAATCCACACTTGACGGAATTGCAGACACGTTGGAATATTTGAAAGATGAAGCTTTTGGTGATACTGGATGGGATCCCCTTTTGTATCCATTTCGGGCTGCCCGAAACTCCTCATTCGTCAAATCAGCAAACTTGTTGATGCCAAGTTTGTAAGATCGAAGTCCGGCTTCATTGAAAGACTCGATGTACTCCATGTTTtccttgaatattttgaatttttttgccTTCTCTGTGTCATCCTTATATACACGTCCATTTTGTTTCATCCATTGCTCATGTCTCTCAACCATTGATGACGAATGAGGCACCGTGCGCGCTGTGGCTTGATAATTAGTAGCCCACAACTGCATCACAAAGAGAGTGGCAAAAGCAAGCTTCCAAGTTGGAGTCATGGCCATTGTTAATGCAAGCACTGACTGTAGTTTTTATTAATGTATATTTTGTGATGTGAAGAGCTTTGAATCCTTCGGGAATTTATAGAATTCATTTGCAATGTGAATGTGAAGTTTGGGTTGCCATAATAACTCCCTGGAATTGCCGGCAAATTGATGCACAATATTCTAATTAATCATATCTGAAAGTTGCTTGAACGCTGCTTTATTCAATTAACTAATAATATGGGCATATCCCTTTGAATATATTTGTGGCCAATTTTTTCACCGTAGATCATAATTTCCTCAATTTTAATTACGACAAAATATTCTTCTTACATTTTTCGGCTTTTGGCCCCTATTTTGGGGTCATATATATAGCTGGAGGTATATAAAGAGTTTAACATTCTTAATGATAATGATATTAAACCATGCATATAATATAACCgttataaattaaatagaaaTTCGTCTCTTAATAtaagataaattaattaatcgATCATTTAATTAGTAATATCAATATGCTATTTTATCAATGAAATTTACAATTTAATAAGAATACGTCCAATCGCCTAAATTTCCATGTGTATTctattaattttagttaattacaAATGTAAACACATCAATTTTCTTAGGTATtggaaaattatttaaaaaaaattgacaacGTACTAGCCAGATAGATAAATTGGATATAAAATGAAATTATATTGTTGCTAcgcaaattaattaaatatcaatCACTTACCatgtaagaaaataaattagttTAAATTCTACATATAATGATGCATGACGAGAATTCGACGTATTAAAACACCTTATAACTTTtcattataattattaattggatagattaattaaattcagAATTTCTACGGTTGGCGCAATAATTGATTCTATTGAATAGAACAATCGAAACATGATGTTTGGATTGTTTTGccgtttaaaagatttgatctGCAATATCATCCGATATAGATTTTGATAAAACAACAAACACTTTATCCTACACAATTAGTATCAAAGTAAGGTCACGTGTTCAAT
Proteins encoded:
- the LOC140884671 gene encoding senescence-specific cysteine protease SAG39-like — encoded protein: MAMTPTWKLAFATLFVMQLWATNYQATARTVPHSSSMVERHEQWMKQNGRVYKDDTEKAKKFKIFKENMEYIESFNEAGLRSYKLGINKFADLTNEEFRAARNGYKRGSHPVSPKASSFKYSNVSAIPSSVDWKKKGAVTDIKDQGQCGCCWAFSAVAATEGIHQLTTRKLVSLSEQELVDCDTSEDQGCNGGLMDYAFQYIIGNKGLTTESNYPYQGVDGTCSTQKESSHIANITGYEDVPANSESSLLKAVANQPVSVAIDAGGSDFQFYSSGVFTGECGTNLDHGVTAVGYGKTSDGTKYWLVKNSWGSSWGESGYIRMQRGISAAEGLCGIAMEASYPTA
- the LOC140884069 gene encoding senescence-specific cysteine protease SAG39-like — protein: MTISTPTWKLAFATLLVMQLWATYQATARMAPHSSSMIERHEQWMAQYGRGYKDDTEKAKRFKIFKENVEYIESFNEVGLKSYKLGINKFGDLTNEEFRAARNGYKRGSHPISPKASSFKYSNVSVVPSSVDWRKKGAVTDIKDQGQCGCCWAFSAVAATEGIHQLTTGKLVSLSEQELVDCDTSEDQGCNGGLMDYAFQYIIGNNGLTTESNYPYQGVDGTCNTQKESSHVAKITGYEDVSANSESSLLKAVANQPVSVAIDAGGSNFQFYSSGVFTGECGTDLDHGVTAVGYGKTSDGTKYWLVKNSWGSSWGESGYIRMQRGISAAEGLCGIAMKASYPTA